One Rhododendron vialii isolate Sample 1 chromosome 2a, ASM3025357v1 genomic region harbors:
- the LOC131316118 gene encoding monothiol glutaredoxin-S15, mitochondrial, giving the protein MWRRLSTPLHRLAVANITSSSSPSRFRSSVTLFLRPSASESVAEATGSFIHHGMQYSTTVPDEPDTHEDFRPTSKLEDSSLSLKDIVEQDIKENPVMIYIKGVPELPRCGFSSLAVRVLQEYNVPFSSRNILEDPELKDSVKAYSNWPTFPQIFIKGEFIGGSDIILSMHKNGELKEKLKDIVAE; this is encoded by the exons atGTGGAGAAGACTCTCGACACCTCTCCACCGCCTTGCCGTCGCAAAcatcacctcctcctcctcgccgTCGAGATTCCGATCATCCGTCACTCTCTTCCTTCGCCCCTCCGCTTCCGAGTCCGTTGCTGAG GCAACTGGATCCTTTATCCACCATGGGATGCAATACTCAACTACAGTACCTGATGAACCTGACACACACGAGGACTTCCGACCTACTAGTAAGCTTGAGGATTCTTCCCTTTCTTTGAAGGACATTGTTGAGCAG GATATCAAGGAAAATCCTGTGATGATTTACATAAAAGGGGTGCCTGAGCTTCCTCGTTGTGGGTTCAGCTCGCTAGCAGTAAGAGTGTTGCAGGAATATA ATGTACCTTTTAGTTCCAGAAACATACTTGAAGATCCTGAGCTTAAGGATTCTGTCAAAGCATACAG CAACTGGCCAACATTCCCACAGATCTTCATCAAGGGGGAGTTCATCGGAGGATCAGACATTATTCTCAGCATGCACAAG AACGGTGAGCTGAAGGAAAAGCTTAAAGATATTGTGGCCGAGTAG